The Vibrio sp. 16 genome segment TGTCTTACTCTCTGTCCTTGTTCCTTATTTTAATGAAGAGGAAGTATTACCGGCTTTTCATGAAAGGCTAATGCCCGTATTGGATAGCATCGATGGATTGTGTGAGGTCATCTACATTGATGATGGCAGTAGTGACAAGAGTCAGAGCATTGTGGCTGGTTTTGAAAGCGAGAACAGCAACATAATCAGCCTGAATCTGAGTCGCAACTTTGGTAAAGAAGCCGCCATGAGTGCGGGTCTAGAGTATAGCCGTGGTCAAGTTGTCACTATCTTGGACGCGGATTTGCAAGATCCACCAGAATTGTTGCCAGAAATGCTTGAGAAATGGCGCGAAGGCTATGACGTTGTGAACATGCAGCGTAAAGAGCGTCATGGCGAGACTTGGTTTAAGCAAAAATCGGCGGCATGGTTCTATCGCGTCATGAATTCAGTATCGCAGATGGATGTCCCTGAGAACGTCGGTGATTTCCGTTTGCTAAGCCGCCGTGTTGTTGAACACATTAACCAGCTGCCAGAGCGTAATCGCTATATGAAAGGGCTGTTTTCATGGCCTGGTTTCAATACGATAACCTTGCAATTTGAGCGAGACC includes the following:
- a CDS encoding glycosyltransferase family 2 protein, yielding MTELSSAVTCPHCGPSTESQSDVLLSVLVPYFNEEEVLPAFHERLMPVLDSIDGLCEVIYIDDGSSDKSQSIVAGFESENSNIISLNLSRNFGKEAAMSAGLEYSRGQVVTILDADLQDPPELLPEMLEKWREGYDVVNMQRKERHGETWFKQKSAAWFYRVMNSVSQMDVPENVGDFRLLSRRVVEHINQLPERNRYMKGLFSWPGFNTITLQFERDPRLVGETKWNYLKLIGLAIDGISSFSIRPLRLATLLGALMAVVAFLYGFIIICKTIFLGEPVVGYPSMMVVQLGLGGIQLLCIGLMGEYIGRIFIETKRRPLYIVQSNIEKKAQASLQKDQPEEK